A stretch of Candidatus Bipolaricaulota bacterium DNA encodes these proteins:
- the dnaN gene encoding DNA polymerase III subunit beta, producing the protein MKFICTQENLNRGLFITGHLSNKNVNLPILNNVLLKVTEGALTLASTNLEIGISATVRGKLEKEGEFTVESRLISDFVSLLPNEKVELLLDKDDYLKVSTSNSKTRIKGLPATDFPVIPKIEKDDPYIVNIKDLQKAISQVIFAVSTNESRPEISGVFMSLHSENNKLTLAATDSYRLAEKKVDISGNKNKKELIVPVKTFQELLRILTALKDDPDGAENIEIFITENQILFSLSSGIEIISRTVEGQYPDYKQIIPNENKTKVTVETPRLLKTIKTTSLFSKTGIFDINLEFLDDKKSLVVSSTNNQLGESVSEMEVDFHGDKNQTVINYRYLLDGLNNLDSDNVSLEIIDGNVPLIIRPAEDTGYLYIIMPIKQ; encoded by the coding sequence ATGAAATTCATTTGTACACAGGAGAATCTAAATAGGGGGTTGTTCATCACCGGACATTTATCAAACAAGAACGTTAATCTTCCGATATTAAACAACGTGTTATTGAAAGTAACGGAGGGAGCACTGACTTTAGCTTCAACCAATTTGGAAATAGGCATTAGCGCGACGGTTCGAGGTAAATTGGAAAAGGAAGGAGAATTCACGGTAGAATCCAGATTGATTTCTGATTTTGTAAGTTTATTGCCCAACGAAAAAGTGGAATTGCTTTTGGACAAAGACGATTACTTGAAGGTCAGCACTTCTAATTCCAAAACCCGCATAAAAGGATTGCCCGCTACTGACTTCCCCGTCATCCCTAAAATTGAAAAAGACGATCCGTATATCGTCAATATCAAAGACTTGCAAAAAGCCATTTCGCAAGTGATCTTCGCGGTTTCCACCAATGAATCGCGGCCGGAAATCAGCGGCGTTTTTATGAGCCTTCATTCTGAAAACAATAAATTAACGTTGGCCGCTACGGACAGCTATCGTTTGGCTGAAAAGAAAGTGGATATTTCAGGAAATAAGAACAAGAAGGAATTGATCGTGCCCGTGAAAACGTTTCAAGAACTTTTGCGTATTTTGACCGCGCTGAAAGACGATCCAGACGGCGCGGAAAACATTGAAATCTTCATCACGGAAAATCAAATCTTGTTTTCTTTAAGCAGCGGCATTGAAATTATTTCCAGAACAGTGGAAGGACAATATCCTGATTACAAACAAATTATCCCAAATGAAAATAAAACAAAGGTGACCGTGGAGACACCAAGGCTTTTGAAGACCATTAAAACCACCAGTTTGTTTTCCAAAACGGGCATTTTCGACATCAATCTTGAATTTCTGGATGACAAGAAAAGCTTGGTGGTTTCTTCTACTAATAATCAGCTGGGCGAAAGCGTTTCCGAAATGGAAGTTGACTTTCACGGGGATAAAAATCAAACGGTGATAAATTACAGGTATCTTTTGGACGGGTTGAATAAC
- a CDS encoding GIY-YIG nuclease family protein, with product MFENDYYVYIMASFKRTLYVGVTNDLKRRVSEHKDKVFEGFTKKYNCASLVYYELFNDINEAIDREKQLKKWRREKKIQLIESMNGCWDDLSQSI from the coding sequence ATGTTTGAAAATGATTATTATGTTTATATAATGGCAAGTTTTAAAAGAACATTATATGTTGGGGTAACAAATGATTTGAAGAGAAGAGTCAGTGAGCACAAGGATAAAGTTTTTGAAGGTTTTACGAAAAAGTATAATTGCGCCAGTCTTGTGTATTATGAACTTTTCAATGATATAAATGAAGCTATTGATAGGGAAAAGCAATTAAAAAAGTGGAGAAGAGAAAAGAAGATTCAATTGATTGAATCAATGAATGGGTGTTGGGATGATTTATCACAGAGTATTTAA
- the rpmH gene encoding 50S ribosomal protein L34 yields MPKRTYQPTARKRSKKHGFRKRMSDKSGQAILKTRRQRGRKKLSA; encoded by the coding sequence ATGCCCAAAAGAACATATCAGCCGACTGCCAGAAAAAGGAGCAAAAAGCATGGCTTTAGAAAAAGAATGAGCGATAAAAGCGGACAAGCGATCTTGAAAACTCGACGCCAGAGAGGCAGAAAAAAATTATCAGCTTAA
- the rnpA gene encoding ribonuclease P protein component translates to MLKRLHRITQKKDFDKFFGPKFRKSGGYSNSTPDLIIKSLKNRSEISRFAFVISTKVDKRATKRNLIKRRLREIVRARLPRISGGYDVLIIAQKGIADADFARLERDVDQIFRKLRLIVK, encoded by the coding sequence ATGCTTAAAAGACTTCATCGCATAACCCAAAAAAAAGATTTCGACAAGTTTTTCGGGCCGAAATTTAGAAAATCGGGAGGATATTCCAATTCCACGCCCGACCTTATTATTAAAAGTCTAAAAAACCGGAGCGAAATAAGCCGATTCGCTTTTGTGATTTCCACCAAAGTCGATAAGCGCGCCACCAAACGCAATTTGATCAAAAGGCGGTTGCGGGAAATCGTCAGAGCGCGGCTGCCTCGGATCTCCGGGGGATATGATGTTTTGATCATCGCTCAAAAAGGCATTGCGGACGCGGATTTCGCTCGACTCGAAAGAGATGTTGACCAGATTTTTAGAAAATTAAGATTGATCGTCAAATGA
- the yidD gene encoding membrane protein insertion efficiency factor YidD: MIFSFIVNIPKFLVLKLIKFYQRVFSFDHGWLKDLFPQGFCKFHPTCSEYTYQAIEKYGLIRGGTKGVWRIMRCNPWSKGGNDPLK, from the coding sequence ATGATTTTTTCATTCATTGTTAATATTCCCAAATTTCTCGTTTTGAAATTGATAAAATTTTATCAACGCGTTTTTTCATTCGACCACGGCTGGCTGAAAGACCTTTTCCCTCAAGGTTTTTGCAAGTTCCATCCCACGTGTTCCGAATACACTTATCAAGCCATTGAAAAATACGGTCTTATTCGCGGCGGCACCAAAGGCGTCTGGCGGATAATGAGGTGCAATCCGTGGTCGAAAGGGGGTAATGACCCGTTGAAATAA
- the dnaA gene encoding chromosomal replication initiator protein DnaA, giving the protein MTQENEQLWQTVLGELELNLSKASFTTWFKNTFILDNEDGRIIIGVPNTFSQAWLKQKYHNDIFKTLQNLTGKRIKDVNYKVQNKKDFRPTEKIPVPVVEGVVREELISSQPTTPLLEQNSGAYQNINRNYAFVSFIVGKNNELAHAAAKAVAENPGFTYNPLFIYGGVGLGKTHLLQSIGNEILIKNSQKKILYVTCEQFTNDFINGISSGNSGKFQSYYRGPDVLLIDDIQFLTGKEGTQEAFFHTFNDLHQRNKQIVITSDRPPKAIATLEDRLLSRFEWGMIADISQPDMETRMAILEKKCLEKNFNLNRDIVQYITQNIQNNVRELEGALNKIIAYHQLNKIEPTLENIKKILFSLSNAGGQKNSVTPRHLIETVGKFYEIGLEDITGKCRQKRLAFPRQIIMYLMREELRESYPSIGQELGGRDHTTAMHAHSKILNLLETDEKLRQEINLLKQLLYQ; this is encoded by the coding sequence ATGACTCAAGAAAATGAACAACTCTGGCAAACAGTGCTGGGGGAATTGGAGCTCAATTTGAGCAAGGCCAGCTTCACCACCTGGTTCAAGAACACCTTTATTCTCGACAACGAGGATGGCAGGATCATTATCGGCGTGCCCAACACTTTTTCTCAGGCATGGCTGAAACAGAAATATCATAATGATATTTTTAAGACATTGCAGAATCTGACAGGGAAAAGAATCAAAGACGTCAATTATAAAGTTCAGAATAAAAAAGACTTCAGACCCACGGAAAAAATTCCGGTTCCCGTGGTCGAAGGGGTCGTTCGCGAAGAACTCATTTCCTCTCAGCCGACCACGCCTCTTCTCGAACAAAATAGCGGCGCGTATCAAAACATTAACCGCAATTACGCTTTTGTCAGTTTTATAGTTGGTAAAAACAATGAATTGGCGCACGCCGCGGCCAAGGCCGTGGCCGAAAATCCGGGATTCACTTATAATCCCCTTTTTATTTACGGCGGGGTCGGACTGGGAAAAACCCATCTGCTTCAATCCATTGGCAATGAAATCCTCATTAAAAACAGCCAAAAAAAGATTTTATACGTCACTTGCGAACAATTCACCAATGATTTTATCAATGGTATTTCTTCGGGCAATTCCGGTAAATTCCAATCTTATTATCGCGGTCCGGACGTGCTTTTAATAGACGACATTCAATTTTTAACCGGCAAAGAAGGCACGCAAGAAGCTTTCTTTCATACGTTCAATGATCTGCATCAACGAAACAAGCAAATAGTTATCACTTCGGATCGGCCGCCGAAAGCCATTGCCACTCTCGAGGACAGGCTTCTTTCAAGGTTTGAGTGGGGCATGATTGCCGATATTTCCCAGCCGGACATGGAAACGAGAATGGCTATTTTGGAGAAAAAATGCCTTGAAAAAAACTTTAATCTGAATAGGGACATTGTTCAATACATCACCCAAAACATTCAAAACAACGTTCGGGAACTCGAAGGAGCTCTCAATAAGATTATCGCTTATCATCAATTGAATAAAATAGAACCGACGCTGGAAAACATTAAAAAAATACTATTCTCTTTAAGCAATGCCGGCGGACAAAAAAACTCAGTCACTCCGCGGCACTTGATTGAAACCGTGGGTAAATTTTACGAAATAGGCCTTGAGGACATTACAGGCAAGTGCAGACAAAAACGATTGGCCTTTCCCAGACAAATAATAATGTATTTGATGAGAGAAGAACTCAGGGAGTCTTATCCTTCAATCGGCCAAGAATTGGGAGGCAGGGATCATACCACGGCCATGCACGCGCACAGTAAAATTTTAAACTTGCTCGAAACGGATGAAAAGCTCAGACAAGAAATAAACCTGCTCAAACAACTGCTGTATCAATAA